One window of Equus caballus isolate H_3958 breed thoroughbred chromosome 3, TB-T2T, whole genome shotgun sequence genomic DNA carries:
- the ADH4 gene encoding all-trans-retinol dehydrogenase [NAD(+)] ADH4, with translation MGTKGKVIKCKAAVAWEAGKPLCIEEVEVAPPKAHEVRVQIIATAVCHSDHHPIDPKAEETFLPVILGHEGAGIVESVGPGVTGFKPGDKVIPLYMPQCKNCKLCLSPLTNFCEKFNLTKSPLLDQELMEDKTSRFTCKGKPIYHFFGTSTFSQYTVVSDKNLAKIDDDANLERVCLLGCGFSTGYGAALNTAKVTPGSTCAVFGLGGVGLSAIMGCKVAGASRIIAIDINSEKFTKAKALGATDCLNPRDLDKPVQEVIIEMTNGGADFALDCAGGSEAMRAALDCVRVGWGSCTLIGVAMGDKGLTISPLELIMGRTINGSSFGGWKSVDSVPKLVTDYKNKKFDLDALVTHTLPFDKINEAFDLLHQGKSIRTVLIF, from the exons atgggcaccaAAGGCAAA gTTATTAAATGTAAAGCCGCTGTAGCCTGGGAAGCAGGCAAGCCCCTTTGCATCGAAGAGGTTGAGGTCGCTCCCCCCAAGGCTCATGAAGTTCGCGTTCAG ATCATTGCCACTGCTGTGTGCCACAGTGACCACCATCCCATTGACCCGAAAGCTGAGGAGACGTTCTTACCAGTGATCCTTGGCCACGAGGGTGCCGGGATTGTGGAAAGTGTTGGGCCAGGAGTGACCGGCTTCAAACcag GTGACAAAGTAATTCCACTCTACATGCCTCAATGTAAAAACTGCAAGCTGTGTCTGAGTCCACTCAcaaatttttgtgaaaaattcaa TCTAACCAAAAGTCCTCTTCTTGATCAAGAACTAATGGAAGACAAAACCTCCAGGTTTACCTGCAAAGGAAAACCCATTTACCATTTCTTTGGGACCAGTACCTTCTCTCAGTACACCGTAGTGTCAGATAAAAATCTTGCCAAAATTGATGACGATGCAAATTTAGAGAGAGTTTGTCTGCTTGGATGTGGGTTTTCAACTGGCTATGGAGCTGCACTCAACACTGCCAAG GTCACTCCGGGTTCTACCTGTGCCGTCTTTGGCCTAGGCGGTGTCGGTCTTTCTGCTATAATGGGTTGTAAAGTGGCAGGAGCTTCCAGGATCATAGCTATTGACATCAACAGTGAGAAATTTACTAAGGCCAAAGCCCTTGGAGCCACTGACTGCCTCAATCCTAGAGACCTAGATAAACCTGTCCAGGAGGTCATCATCGAAATGACCAATGGAGGCGCAGATTTTGCTCTTGACTGTGCAGGTGGATCTGAAGCCATG AGAGCAGCCCTGGACTGTGTAAGAGTAGGTTGGGGATCATGTACTCTCATTGGAGTAGCCATGGGTGACAAAGGATTGACTATTTCTCCACTGGAGCTAATAATGGGCCGGACTATAAACGGATCATCGTTTGGCg GTTGGAAAAGTGTCGATTCTGTTCCAAAGCTGGTCACTGACTACAAGAATAAGAAATTCGATCTGGATGCATTGGTGACCCACACGCTGCCTTTTGACAAAATCAATGAGGCATTTGACCTCTTGCACCAAGGAAAAAG CATTCGGACAGTGCTGATCTTTTGA